Proteins found in one Lepisosteus oculatus isolate fLepOcu1 chromosome 22, fLepOcu1.hap2, whole genome shotgun sequence genomic segment:
- the ankle2 gene encoding ankyrin repeat and LEM domain-containing protein 2, which yields MEAILSRLKELSDDKLRERIISTGLKCGPITATTRALFEKKLARTLLESKGGGGESSGASDAAWGSSGGTGGHSAPGDTPTDSATDKRRAAGEEGDFGYGVGLNPPEEEALSDNTGFRQSSSVDGDRLQTPSKAPQASPPLYYGVCPVWEDVTVRNDRVNVYADKKEALQAVKMMKGARFKAFANREDAEKFAKGICDYLPSPSKSLLCVSPGKPGMVFSKDVASSLEVETINRERANSYKSPRTQDLTAKLRKAVEKGDEATFTELVWSNPRYLIGSGDNPTVVQEGCRYNVMHVAAKENQPSIAQLLLDTLENPEFMRLMYPDDQEAMLQKRICYIVDLYLNTPDKAGFETPLHFACKFGCPEVVNVLCSHPYTDKNCKNKFDQKPVDLICERKNKTQEVKQKIKDYLEDRCYIPLLRATDNSSQPVIGAPWSPEPSDTVHHSFVSDLTRSPRDPVMAVRAFAGPLSPSKAEEFRKVWKTPPRERAGHFHHILKSDPDRGAERVGRDLAREMGHPWAEHWEFLGCFVDLSSAEGLRKLEEHLSKKDLSDRVQEAAGENETSNRFKTPSPGKPKKFCNSISVGAFLDEDDDISLEEMKNRQNAALTSISAVSAMDGLKGAVGGLECRILPMKLGADLIETAAEEDRQRQGKGLAAAGKNGFCSSVSGDQAQNGERPPPGTSGGLLSPVSNLLVEFERMSLRDGAENEPRRPERGRGAGPPRPREGGDSGAPPEPGPGPSRPPSSAREEPAFGKGGVETRDGGFWKAWEGSEADGEADDKSSSSSDEWVTADESLEPPSQGTLSAGASARGRCARSKSWDHGGRDLNSSGSSSSSYKSIENSQEDFIFSIPSNVKKGPFVEGESPTKLDRDVLLAIGDIEIDPQKYPSIHKWKNTINTHSSSEMQSWPSPVTSRGRPRIQTYTPASPSCTLLSTPGRFSPARPGIAPDVTSPGRYSPAHASCIQRLRLWHINEPPVYSSPPVQRPRNTD from the exons ATGGAAGCGATTCTgagcaggctgaaggaactgagcgACGACAAGCTGCGGGAGAGGATCATCAGCACCGGGCTGAAGTGCGGGCCCATCACTGCCACCACCAGGGCCCTGTTCGAGAAGAAGTTAGCCCGTACCCTGCTGGAGAGCAAGGGAGGAGGGGGCGAGAGTAGCGGGGCTTCGGACGCTGCCTGGGGGTCTTCCGGAGGCACAGGGGGACACTCTGCCCCTGGGGACACGCCCACAGACTCCGCCACGGACAAACGGCGGGCTGCTGGCGAGGAGGGGGACTTCGGCTATGGCGTCGGACTGAACCCCCCAGAGGAAGAAGCTCTGTCCGACAACACGGGGTTTCGGCAGAGTAGCAGTGTGGACGGAGACAGGTTACAGACCCCTTCAAAAGCACCCCAGGCGTCTCCACCTCTCTACTATGGGGTGTGTCCTGTGTGGGAGGATGTCACTGTCAGAAATG ACAGGGTCAATGTCTATGCAGATAAGAAGGAAGCTCTGCAGGCAGTGAAAATGATGAAAGGAGCCCGATTTAAAGCTTTCGCCAACCGAGAAGATGCTGAGAAATTTGCCAAAGGGATCTGCGATTACCTGCCATCACCCAGCAAGTCCTTGCTTTGTGTGTCTCCAGGGAAACCGGGCATGGTGTTCAGTAAAG ATGTTGCTTCTTCCCTAGAGGTGGAAACTATAAACAGAGAGCGAGCAAACAGCTATAAGAGCCCACGAACACAGGACCTTACAGCCAAGCTGAGGAAGGCGGTGGAGAAAGGGGATGAGGCCACCTTCACAGAGCTTGTCTGGAGCAATCCGCGCTATTTGATCGGTTCTGGGGACAACCCAACAGTGGTGCAG GAAGGATGCCGTTACAATGTCATGCATGTTGCTGCCAAAGAGAACCAGCCCAGTATTGCTCAGCTTCTCCTGGACACACTGGAGAACCCTGAGTTTATGCGTCTCATGTACCCTGATGACCAAGAAGCCATGCTGCAGAAACGCATTTGCTACATTGTGGATTTGTACCTGAACACCCCTGATAAAGCA GGCTTTGAAACCCCTCTTCATTTTGCTTGCAAGTTTGGATGCCCAGAGGTGGTGAATGTCCTTTGTTCTCATCCTTACACTGATAAAAATTGCAAAAACAAGTTTGACCAGAAGCCTGTTGAT CTGATTTgcgaaaggaaaaacaaaacccaaGAAGTGAAACAgaagataaaagactatttagaag ATCGCTGTTATATACCCTTGTTGAGGGCCACAGATAACTCTTCTCAGCCCGTGATCGGTGCACCCTGGTCGCCCGAGCCGTCGGATACAGTTCACCATTCGTTTGTCTCAGACCTCACGCGAAGTCCCAGGGATCCGGTGATGGCAGTGAGGGCTTTTGCTGGTCCTCTCAGCCCATCCAAG GCCGAGGAGTTCCGCAAGGTGTGGAAGACCCCCCCTCGTGAAAGGGCAGGGCACTTCCACCACATCCTGAAATCCGATCCGGATCGGGGGGCTGAGAGAGTTGGGAG GGATCTGGCTCGTGAAATGGGCCATCCCTGGGCTGAACATTGGGAGTTCCTCGGCTGCTTCGTTGATCTTTCTTCTGCAGAAGGGCTTCGAAAGCTGGAGGAGCATTTAAGCAAGAAAGATTTAAGTGACAGGGTCCAGGAAGCAGCTGGAGAAAATGAAACCAGCAACAGATTTAAAACGCCATCTCCAG GCAAGCCCAAGAAGTTTTGCAACTCCATCTCAGTCGGCGCCTTCCTTGACGAGGACGACGACATAAGCTTAGAGGAGATGAAGAACCGGCAGAACGCGGCCTTGACGAGCATCTCGGCGGTGAGCGCCATGGACGGCCTGAAAGGAGCAGTGGGGGGCCTGGAGTGCCGCATCCTGCCCATGAAGCTCGGCGCCGACCTCATCGAAACCGCGGCCGAGGAGGACCGGCAGCGTCAGGGGAAGGGGCTCGCCGCGGCGGGCAAGAATGGCTTCTGCTCTTCCGTGAGCGGCGACCAAGCCCAGAACGGGGAGAGGCCGCCGCCCGGCACCTCGGGCGGCCTCCTGTCCCCCGTCTCCAACCTGCTGGTGGAGTTTGAGCGGATGAGCCTGCGGGACGGCGCCGAGAACGAGCCGCGGCGGCCGGAGAGGGGCAGGGGGGCCGGGCCGCCGCGGCCCCGGGAGGGCGGGGACTCCGGGGCGCCCCCCGAGCCCGGCCCGGGGCCGAGCCGCCCCCCTTCCTCCGCCAGGGAGGAGCCGGCGTTCGGGAAGGGAGGCGTCGAGACGAGGGACGGCGGCTTCTGGAAGGCCTGGGAGGGCAGCGAGGCGGACGGGGAGGCGGACGACAAGTCCAGCTCGAGCTCCGACGAGTGGGTCACGGCAGACGAGAGCCTGGAGCCCCCGAGCCAAGGGACATTGAGCGCAGGAGCCTCCGCACGAGGTCGCTGTGCCCGATCCAAGTCCTGGGACCACGGGGGCAGAGATCTAAACAGCTCGGGCTCGAGCAGCTCCTCTTATAAATCGATAGAGAACTCTCAAGAAGACTTTATATTCAGTATTCCATCCAATGTTAAAAAAGGCCCTTTCGTCGAAGG TGAATCCCCAACAAAACTGGACAGAGATGTTCTGCTTGCAATAGGAGACATTGAGATCGACCCGCAGAAGTATCCCAGCATTCACAAGTGGAAGAACACAATCAACACACATTCTTCCTCTGAAATGCAAAG CTGGCCAAGCCCAGTTACATCCAGGGGACGCCCCAGGATTCAGACGTACACCCCAGCTTCCCCCAGCTGCACCCTGCTCTCCACTCCAGGCAGGTTcagcccggcccggcccgggaTCGCCCCCGACGTCACCAGCCCTGGACGCTACAGTCCCGCGCACGCCAGCTGCATCCAGCGTCTGCGCCTCTGGCACATCAACGAGCCTCCCGTCTATTCCTCCCCGCCCGTCCAGCGCCCGAGAAACACAGATTAA